The DNA region TCGGCCTCGAGCTCCACTCGGCGAGCAAGAACTTTAACATGACCGGCTGGCGCTGCGGCTTCGTTGCCGGCGACGCCCGGCTCGTCCGCGCCTATGCGCACGTCAAGGACCACACCGATTCGGGCCAATTCCTGGCCATCCAGCACGCCTTCGCCTACGGCTTGGACCATCCGGAGATCACGCGGCGGATCGCGCAGAAGTATGCGCGACGGATGGACCTCCTAGCGGAGGCCCTCTGCCGGTTGGGCTGCCCGGTGCGCAAGCCGGACGCCTCGTTTTTCCTCTACGCGCCCGCGCCCCGCTCGGCGAGAACCGCGCACGGGGAGATCTTCTTCCCGACGGCGGAAAGCGCGGCAGAGTGGCTGATTACTGAGCGGCAGATCTCCACGGTCCCTTGGGATGACGCTGGCGCCTACCTGCGCTGGAGCGTCACCTTCTCGGCCCGGGGGGAAGAAGAGGAGCGGCGGGTGATCGCCGAGCTGGAAGAGCGGTTGGCCGACGCCCGCTTGCGATGGACGTAGACACCCCATCCTCCGGCCCGGAACGAAACGGCCGCCGCGCGCAAACCGCCTCCGGCCCAACCCTCTCCCTCGCGGACGAGGCCGCCGCATTCTTCTCGCCCGGGGGTCCGCTTGCTGCCGCCCGCCACTTCGAATTCCGCCCCCAGCAGCAACGCATGGCGCAGGCGGTGGCCGCGGCGCTGGAGGAAAAGGCCGTCCTGGCGGTCGAAGCAGGCACCGGCACCGGCAAGACCCTCGCCTATCTCTTCCCAGCGCTGCGCTGCGCGCGGAAGCGGGGTGAGCGCGGCGTCGTCTCGACCCACACCCTCAACCTGCAGGCGCAGCTCTTCCACCGGGACCTGCCTCTGCTCAGGAAGCTGACCGGCCCCTTCACCGCCGTTCTGCTCAAGGGAAGAAGGAACTACTTCTGCCCGCGGCGGATCGAGCAGGCGCTCCGCTACGGGGGAGACCTTTTCGCTCCCGGGGAGGCCGACGAGGTCGCGCGGATCGCCCGCTGGGCCTTCGCAACAGAAACCGGCTGCTGGGAGGAGCTCGATCCCCCTCCGGAACCCGGCCTCTGGAGCCGGCTCTGCTCGGAGCCCCAGCTCTGCACGGCCAGGAGCTGCCAGAACAATCCCCGCTGCTTCTACCAGCGGCTCCGCGAACGGAGTGCCGAGGCGGACATCACGATCGTCAACCATGCGCTCTTCTTCTCGCTGCTGGCGGGCGGGCTCGGCGCGGACCCGAGTGAGGATCTTTCCTTCGCCAAGGACTTCGTGATCTTCGACGAAGCCCACCAGGTCGAGGCGGTCGCCGCCCGGCATCTGGGCCTCTCGCTCTCCGAGGGGCAGACCCGCTCCTTTCTCCACCGGCTCCACTCGCCCCGGACAGGCCGGGGCCTTCTCTCGCTCGTGCGTTCGGGGAGTGCCGTCCGCACTCTCCGGGAAGTTCTCTCCCGCCTCGGCTCCTTCTTTGAGAGCCTGCACGCCGCGATGGGCGGCGCCAAGGGCCGGGAGTTCCGCATCCTCCGGCCCGGCCTGGTGCCGAACGTGCTCGACGAGCCCTTGGCCGCGCTCACCGAGGCGATCACGCAGGCAGCCCTGGAGACCGAAGATCGCGATCTGCGGCGCGAGATCGAAGACCATGCCCGAAAGACGGCCGGCCTGCGCGCC from Methylacidimicrobium sp. AP8 includes:
- a CDS encoding ATP-dependent DNA helicase, whose protein sequence is MAQAVAAALEEKAVLAVEAGTGTGKTLAYLFPALRCARKRGERGVVSTHTLNLQAQLFHRDLPLLRKLTGPFTAVLLKGRRNYFCPRRIEQALRYGGDLFAPGEADEVARIARWAFATETGCWEELDPPPEPGLWSRLCSEPQLCTARSCQNNPRCFYQRLRERSAEADITIVNHALFFSLLAGGLGADPSEDLSFAKDFVIFDEAHQVEAVAARHLGLSLSEGQTRSFLHRLHSPRTGRGLLSLVRSGSAVRTLREVLSRLGSFFESLHAAMGGAKGREFRILRPGLVPNVLDEPLAALTEAITQAALETEDRDLRREIEDHARKTAGLRAAFSAFLDQSLPDHVYWVQTQDPGFPEGTRLEAVPLSVAPLLERLLYAEGRALIFTSATLTLAGRFHYFQKALGLREPRTLLLDSSFDYARQMKVYVPSRIPEPSEGAGYEAAMEAWIRYFTARSGGAAFVLFTNRKTLLNMASRLAPFFREKGFPLLVQDGTADRHRLLERFRASPGAVLFGADSFWQGVDVPGEALSCVILTRLPFGTPDHPLAQARAERLQAAGSDPFLSYFLPEALLKFRQGIGRLIRSRQDRGIVAILDSRILTKRYGRSFFAVLPDCPVEILDGDPPIV